In a genomic window of Gossypium arboreum isolate Shixiya-1 chromosome 7, ASM2569848v2, whole genome shotgun sequence:
- the LOC108460955 gene encoding uncharacterized protein LOC108460955, with protein MAVVSTSASQIEEANQTNGNGIRVGRRIYDSENGKTCHQCRQKTMDFLAPCKNLKKDKQCTIKYCHKCLLNRYGEKAEEVALLIDWKCPKCRDICNCSCCMKKKGHNPTGILVHMAKKTGFSSVSELLQAKGPENFGYEKFIKDTGVLSNKQAKEFMATSPKMLGKENSFDGDCDSKVGSENLTLFPDEKKSKKMKREELKELCNGNGDHDLSLNKTGLKKPKTLKESSKKTVKGNYCLSDDKNLNKEVQIGDHSGLSKGQEVKCAKNKKGDLNGAKALEDISKKRESVTSDEESRKKLKSKQKSVAAEKNLNRQVIETNTVSPVKKRKCGVKSGDSGGSNGCKNDNSSGKLQSVIKPCRDKKLDLDVQLPEGSSLITVAGIDLPPKDIGHALQFLEFCAAFGAVLDMKKGQAESVIREIIRGRGRCRLQYSPVVQIHVQLLSLIQKDMGKKFPPFKASDNGSWFRALGQCVSESQCALREVSSDIYDGGVDAYNVLDSSIKLKLLNILCDEALCTITLRNWIDKQNSEFVDSEKEAKEKILVARDKEKQLRQKMQDEVAKAIIEKSGASLSVSEHEVLVRQIKREVIQVHEDVCQAIRMLPRKRQRSDAVRTAPIILDVSGRAFWKLRGYTSENYILLQDIGTLDPVAPSEKWFVYDVEQKPDVEKYISSIRTERVKIQKVKDRLPTAIVGENLKHA; from the exons ATGGCTGTTGTTTCAACTTCTGCTTCTCAAATTGAAGAGGCGAATCAAACAAATGGAAATGGAATTCGCGTCGGGCGAAGAATTTATGATTCTGAAAATGGAAAAACTTGCCACCAG TGCCGGCAAAAAACAATGGATTTCTTGGCTCCATGCAAGAACTTGAAAAAGGACAAGCAATGTACCATTAAGTACTGTCATAAATGTCTATTGAACAG ATATGGAGAGAAGGCAGAAGAAGTTGCATTGTTAATTGATTGGAAATGTCCCAAGTGCAGAGACATTTGCAATTGTAGTTGCTGCAT GAAGAAAAAGGGTCACAATCCTACTGGCATACTAGTGCACATGGCCAAGAAAACTGGGTTCTCTTCTGTTTCAGAATTGCTTCAAGCTAAAGGACCTGAAAATTTTGGATATGAAAAGTTTATAAAAGATACAGGTGTTTTGTCAAACAAGCAAGCAAAG GAGTTTATGGCCACTTCACCAAAGATGCTTGGGAAGGAAAATTCTTTTGATGGAGATTGTGATTCCAAAGTTGGTTCTGAGAATCTGACATTATTTCCTGACGAAAAGAAATCTAAGAAGATGAAACGTGAGGAATTGAAGGAATTGTGTAATGGTAATGGGGATCATGATCTTTCTTTGAACAAAACTGGTCTAAAAAAGCCTAAAACCTTGAAGGAATCTTCAAAGAAAACAGTGAAGGGAAATTATTGTCTGTCAGATGACAAAAACTTGAATAAAGAAGTGCAAATTGGTGATCATTCTGGTCTCAGCAAAGGACAAGAAGTTAAATGTGCAAAAAACAAGAAAGGAGATTTAAATGGAGCTAAAGCTTTGGAGGATATCTCTAAGAAAAGGGAGTCTGTGACTTCTGACGAGGAGTCTAGAAAAAAATTGAAGTCAAAACAAAAATCTGTGGCTGCAGAAAAGAATCTTAACAGGCAGGTTATTGAAACCAACACTGTATCTCCAGTTAAAAAGAGAAAGTGTGGTGTAAAAAGTGGGGATTCTGGTGGTTCAAATGGTTGCAAGAATGATAACAGCAGTGGCAAGCTCCAGTCAGTTATAAAGCCTTGCAGAGACAAAAAACTTGACCTAGACGTTCAACTGCCTGAGGGCTCCAGCTTAATAACTGTTGCTGGCATTGATTTACCTCCCAAAGATATTGGTCATGCATTGCAGTTCCTAGAGTTTTGTGCAGCTTTTGGAGCG GTTCTTGATATGAAGAAAGGGCAAGCAGAATCTGTAATTAGAGAAATAATACGTGGACGTGGGAGATGCCGATTACAGTACTCTCCAGTAGTCCAAATCCATGTACAATTGTTGTCTCTAATACAAAAAGATATGGGGAAGAA ATTTCCACCCTTCAAAGCAAGTGACAATGGTTCATGGTTTAGAGCCCTTGGCCAATGTGTTTCTGAATCCCAATGTGCACTCAGAGAAGTTTCTTCTGATATTTATGATGGTGGTGTGGATGCATATAATGTGCTAGACAGTTCTATAAAGCTTAAACTCTTAAACATTTTGTGTGATGAAGCCCTTTGCACAAT AACATTGAGGAATTGGATTGACAAGCAAAATTCTGAGTTTGTTGATAGTGAGAAGGAAGCAAAAGAAAAGATTCTTGTTGCAAGGGATAAG GAAAAACAATTAAGGCAGAAAATGCAAGATGAGGTTGCCAAAGCTATTATTGAAAAAAGTGGTGCTTCTCTGTCAGTTTCTGAGCATGAGGTTCTTGTTAGACAAATAAAAAGAGAAGTAATTCAAGTGCATGAAGATGTGTGCCAGGCAATTCGTATGTTACCAAGGA AGAGACAGAGATCTGATGCTGTTAGAACAGCACCTATTATATTGGATGTTAGTGGTCGTGCTTTCTGGAAATTGAGAGGGTATACCAGTGAAAACTATATATTGCTGCAAG ATATTGGAACCTTAGATCCAGTTGCACCTAGTGAGAAATGGTTTGTCTATGATGTTGAACAGAAACCAGATGTAGAGAAATACATCTCTTCTATAAG GACAGAAAGGGTTAAGATTCAAAAAGTTAAAGACAGACTTCCAACTGCTATTGTTGGAGAAAACTTGAAGCATGCTTAG
- the LOC108466060 gene encoding 14-3-3-like protein A → MSSTESSREENVYMAKLAEQAERYEEMVEFMEKVAKTVDVEELTVEERNLLSVAYKNVIGARRASWRIISSIEQKEESRGNEDHVAQLKEYRGKIEAELSKICDGILSLLESHLIPLASSAESKVFYLKMKGDYHRYLAEFKTGAERKEAAESTLLAYKSAQDIALAELAPTHPIRLGLALNFSVFYYEILNSPDRACNLAKQAFDEAISELDTLGEESYKDSTLIMQLLRDNLTLWTSDITDEAGDEIKEASKHESGEGQQ, encoded by the exons ATGTCTTCAACTGAATCATCACGAGAGGAAAATGTTTACATGGCCAAGCTGGCTGAGCAGGCTGAACGCTATGAGGAAATGGTGGAGTTCATGGAGAAAGTTGCAAAAACTGTTGATGTTGAGGAGTTGACTGTTGAGGAACGGAACCTTCTCTCAGTGGCTTACAAAAATGTGATTGGGGCAAGGAGGGCGTCTTGGAGGATCATCTCTTCCATTGAGCAGAAGGAAGAGAGCAGAGGAAATGAGGATCATGTTGCACAACTAAAGGAGTATAGGGGTAAGATTGAAGCTGAGCTTAGCAAGATCTGTGATGGGATTTTGAGCCTTCTTGAATCTCACCTCATTCCTTTGGCCTCATCTGCTGAGTCGAAGGTGTTCTACCTTAAGATGAAGGGTGATTATCACAGGTATCTTGCTGAGTTTAAGACTGGTGCTGAGAGGAAGGAAGCTGCCGAGAGCACTTTGTTGGCTTACAAGTCTGCTCAG GATATTGCTCTTGCTGAGCTTGCTCCTACTCACCCAATTAGGCTGGGGCTTGCTCTCAACTTCTCTGTTTTCTACTATGAAATCCTCAACTCACCTGATCGTGCCTGCAATCTTGCAAAACAG GCTTTTGATGAGGCTATTTCTGAGTTGGATACTTTGGGTGAGGAATCTTACAAAGATAGTACATTGATCATGCAACTTCTCCGGGACAACCTGACCCTTTGGACATCTGACATCACG GATGAGGCTGGAGATGAGATCAAGGAAGCTTCAAAGCACGAGTCAGGCGAGGGACAGCAGTGA